DNA sequence from the Lysinibacillus sp. OF-1 genome:
CGCCAACTACAGATTCACTTTATAAAATATATTATATGTATAGTAATTTTTTGATAATAATTGGAGGAATTAGGATGGGGACTGGGATAACAAAATTTGAATCAAATCGTAAGTTTGTATTGACGAGTATTGAAAATAAAAAATCTTTCGCATTAGTATATATTACAATCATAAGTTGGCATAATGTAGATACTTTTAATTGTATAGATGAGGTTAAGAGAGAATTAGCAATGTATCAAACAGAGGTTGAATGTTACAGAGTATTTGATAAGGAATATATAGTAGTCTGTAATGTTCAGTCGCAGGCTCTTTCCATTATTAATGATTTATCACATATTGATTATGTAAGGACACACTATCTATATGTACAAGATAGAAGACTTCCAGCGTTAAATTACGTTAGACAAGTCTATTCGCAAAATAAGGATAGTTATGCTGTAAAAGCACCCATTTCACAGGAATGTTTACTATCGAAAGAGTTTGAAATCGTTTTCCAACCCATATTGCACAATGATAGGCAATTATCCTTTGAAGCACTAAGCAGGTGGAAATGCGAAGAACTAGGTTCGATATCACCAGGTGTTTTTATTCCGATGTTAGATAATGAGAGTTTGATAAAGTTAACTAAGAATATTATTAATAAAGCTGTTGATTTGTTGAAAAGATATAATGAGATAGTTTATGTCTCGATTAATTTAACCGCTTCATTAATCAATGATATCACTTGGCTAATGGAGCATTTGGATGACATTAATTTTACGAACAATAAACGAATTGCTTTTGAATTAACGGAGGAAACCCTAATGGGAATCGAGGCGAGAGAAAATTTAAAAGTTATTCGTGAACGTGGTCATATTTTATTAATTGATGATTTTGGTTCTGGCTATTCCAATTTTCAATATATTTCGCTGTTTCCTCTAGATGGGGTGAAATTAGATAGATTGTTTATTGAGAGCAACTCAAATAAAAAGGTAGTTGCATTGCTTACAAAATTTATCAAAACACTAGATTTAAAAGTGATTATAGAAGGAGTAGAAAGCGTTGAGCAGCTTAATTCCTTATCAGAGGCCGAATATGATTCAATACAGGGCTATTACGTATCTAAACCCCTCACTATAAATGAATTGATGCTATTTATGAATGCTTACTAGATAGACAATGAAGCAAAAAGGGAACTCCAGTGTAACTGCACATATAGGATTAACTTGTAAGACAAAATACACCTTAAAAGGAAATGAAATATTATAAAAAGAACATGAGATTGGTTGCTACTACTTTTGATACTATATTTTCTGCATTTGCAGCAAAGTCCCCAACTCAAATTATTGGAAGTAGTGAATTTGTGGTAGATCAAGTGAGTAACCAGCTAACGCTAATGAGATTTCAAAAGAGAAGGTACAAGTCATTTTTAACAAAGCAGAAGCAGAGACATTAACGAAAGAGGAGGCGATAAAACAACTAGGGCGCTTTTCTGAAATAAGAAAACTCCTTTCTCAAATAACGTAAACAATTCTAATATTTTTGTGTATTTATGATGAGAAAAGCGTAAGTTAATAAAATAACCTTTTTATTTATGAGGTTATTTTAAGGGATTTATCAAAATCTATATGGATTGTTAGCTTATCATTCAAATAAGTGACTGATCTAAAATTAATAAGAAACATCTATCAATTCCAATAAGAATTGATAAATTTTATGAAATATGAAATTAGATCCCTTGACGAAGTAATTATAATGAACTGCCATTCAAAGCGTAATCATTACTAATTATGAAGTGTTAGAGATGAGAGTCAATATTACTTTAGCATGTACAGAAACAGGTGATAAAAATTGTATTACGACTAAAAATAAACGAAATAACCCAGAACGATTAGAATTAAAAAAGTATTCTCCCCGACTAAAACGTGTACGTTTCGCCGAGAAACTAAATAATAAAGTAAAAACGCTTTTAGAAAGATTCGTCAGTAATTTTCGAGTCTTCTAAAAGTGTTTTTAATTTAAAAAAATACTTGCAATATGATTAGAAATATGATTAACTAAAATATGTTTCAAATCGTAATGATTACTATTTATTGGTTTTAACATGGATAAAATCACAGTTACATCATTAAGTGGTTATTTAGGGGCTGGTAAAACAACAATACTTAATAATTTGTTATCGAATACAAAAGATTTAAAAATGGCAGTCATTGTAAATGATATGAGTGAAATTAACATTGATGCCGATTACTTTTAGATAGCATTCATCTTACTTTTATACCCCTCATATCATTAAGCTTTGGAATCGTGTGAGATCCATGTAGAATCCTCTGTTATTAAGACTATGAACTGCTTCCCATTGTAAAATACCCATTTTAAAATAGAGTAATTTTTCTATATTTACATTTAGCTTAATAGTGAAATAACAGTCTAAGAGAGGTACATAAAAAGATTATGAAATAGAAATAAAATAAAGTTCCCAGTAGTATTGCGAGAAATGTTATGAAGGAATTTGACCTAAAGGTAATACTTATTGAAAAGAGGCAGTCAAATCATGAATAGAAGATACTAATTGAAATGTCTAATGGGCCTATTTGTTTGTTTTTTGGAAGATTAATAAATGAAATACAGAAACATAAAGACTTTGGGTGTTTGGAGTAGAATGAAAATAAATAAAAAAATATTGATAATAGTAATCATTACTATTTATAATGGTGGAGCGACCTGTTCAAAGCGTAATCATTACTTTTTGTGAATTTGAAGGAAGGAGGAATAAATAACATTATTTATAAAAAGAAATCTGATTAGAAATTACTTCTTTTTGTGTGGATTGATTTTAGCATCAATTAAATGGAATAACGATGAATTTAAGGAGACTAAACATGTTAAAGAGAAAATATTTTTTATTTATCCCATTATTTGTTTTACTTTTTTTAGTAGCTTGTAGCGATGATACAGCACCCAATGCTGGTGAAGAAAGTAGTGTTAATAAAAATACATTGAAAATGTCTTGGCCGTCAGATATAGGAGAGGCGAACCCTCATTTATATTCACCAAACGAAATGTTTGCACAGGCGCTGCTATATGATCCATTAGTTGCTTATGGAAATGATGGGACAATATCTCCAGGATTAGCTGAGAATTGGGATATTTCTGAGGATGGTAAGGAATATACATTTCATTTGCGAGAAGGAGTAGTATATTCTGATGGTTCTATGTTAACAGCAGATAACGTTAAACGTAATTTTGAGACAGTTATCGGAAATAGTTTAGCGCATAGTTGGTTAGAGGTAGTAACAGTTATTGATGAAGTTGAAGTAATTGATGAGTTAACAATAAAGGTCTCATTAAAAGAATCATATTATCCGTTTTTACAGGAGTTGGCTTTAATTCGTCCATTACGTATGTTAGGTGACGCTGGATTTCCAGACAGTGGCAATACAGCAGATGGAATCAAGAAACCAATTGGTACAGGGCCATGGATTTTAAATGAAGCAGATGAAAATCATGCTGTATTTACGAGAAATGAAAATTATTGGGGAGAAAAACCCTCGATTGAAAAAGTAGAAGTGAAATATATTGCTGATTCACAGATGCGTATGATGGCTTTAGAAAATGGTGAAATTGATTTAATTTTCGGAAGTTCCCAACTTACTCCAATTGAGTTTACCACATTGAGACAGAATGACGAGTATTTGACTGAAGTTTCAGACCCTCTATCAACTCGTATATTATCTCTTAATACCACTTTTGGTGTAACTAAATATAAAGAGGTACGATTGGCGCTTCAACATGCACTAGATCGACAAACTATTATTGATCATATTTTAAGTGGTATGGAGCAAGAGGCACACTCTTTATTTTCACCAGGATTCCCATATAGTGATATTGAAATCGAAGAATATAATTTTGATGTAGAAAAATCTAAAAAAATTCTAGATAAAGCTGGCTGGATAGTTGATGGAAAAACTGGGATTCGTTCAAAGAATGGTGAAAAGCTTGAATTACTAATGGCTTACAATTCAAGCGACCAAATTCATAAAGCAATATACGAGTATTTACAAGGAGCTTGGAAAGAAGTTGGTGCGGATGTGAAATTGGTAGCCGAGGATAATCAAGTGTATTATGCGCGAACAAAAGCAGGTGAATACAACATAGTAATGAATGATACTTGGGGCGCACCTTATGATCCTCATATGTATATACGTACTATGACAGGAGAGCAACAAATTGGTAACTATTCCATTATGGGAACAGATTCGAGTGACAAACTTATAGAGGAAATTACACGTGTTATTAGATCTACAGATGTAACTGAGCGGGCTTCATTATATGAAAGTATAATTCAAACAATTCAGCAAGAGGCTATCTTTATGCCAATTTCATATAAGCAAAATTATCTTGTGGCAAATGATGTATTCAAAAAAATCAAATTCTCTCCTCAACAATTTGAGGTACCAATAAATTTATATGAGATGAAGTGATAATAATGGCAAAGTACTTTTTAAACCGCTTTTTTAGTATGACTATAGCAATGATTGGTTTAACGTTAATTGCATTTTCACTCATGCGTATTATGCCTGGTGATCCGATAGAGTCATATTATATGGCAAACCATATTCCAGTAACAGATGAAATACTAGAGCAAGCAAGAGAGGAGCAAGGGTTGGATAAGCCCTTGCTCACACAATATGTAACATGGCTTGGTGGAGTATTAAAATTAGACTTTGGAACTTCATATATGAATGGAAACGCAGTTAGTGAGGAATTATTGTCCTATTTTGGTGTTACAACTCAGTTGGCGCTCGTAGCTTTTCTATTAATATTAGTTATTTCTATTCCTCTTGGAATTTTTAGTGCAGTAAAAAAGGGCTCTGCTTTTGATAATCTAACAAGAATGACTATATTTTTCATTGCCTCGATGCCTAGTTTTTGGCTAGGTTTCGTTCTGATTTATGTTGTAGCTTTTAAGCTTAATCTTCTTCCACTTATGGGATGGGGAAATTTAGATGCAATCATTTTACCAGCATTAACTTTAGCTTTGGCCAATGTACCATTTTACATTCGTATGATTCGTACAAATATGATTGAGCAAATGGATAAGCCTTTTATAACGTTTGCACGTGCTAGAGGTATAAGTGAGTCAGTCATTATTCGTAAGCATATTTTTAAAGCTACATTGACACCATTTATAACTTCACTTGCGATGACATTAGGGGTACTTATTGGTGGGGCTGCAATAGTTGAAATTATTTTTTCTATACCCGGCATGGGCCGTTATATTGTTACTGCAATAACAGCGAGAGATTATAACGTAATGCAAGGTTTCATTATGATTATTGGTTTCTTCTACATTATCATTAATTTTTTAGCGGATATAATATGTGCGTTTATTGATCCGAGAATTCGATTAAAGGAGGAATTGTGATGAGAAAAAAATGGGCATTTTACTGTAGTACGTTTCTTGTAAGCATCCTATTTTTTGTTGCGATATTTGGGCCATTGCTTATGCCAAATGATCCTCATTTACCGAATATGGCCATGAAGCTACAAGGTTTTTCAATACAATATCCTCTTGGGACAGATCATTTAGGACGTTGCGTTTTATCAAGGTTAATCGAAGGTGCGAGAGTGTCGTTATTTGTTGCACTCATTGTACTACTAGTCACGCTACTAATTAGTATGGTCGTTGGTATAACTGCAGGCTATGTTGGAGGTTGGATTGATTTAGTCTTAATGCGTCTATGCGATATTTTGCTCGCAATTCCAAATTTTATTTTTGCGCTTATTATTGTTGGTGCACTTGGAGCAGGGATGGGAAATCTAGTAATTGCAATTGTCATTGTAATTTGGGTCGGCTTTGCACGAGTTATACGGAATATGGTTGTGAGTTTAAAAGAAACGAATTATGTGGTTTATGCCAAAATTTGCGGTGTCCCGACTTTGAAAATTATGTGGCGTCATATCGTACCGTTTGTATTTCCGCAAATGCTTCTACTAAAGCTAATCGGTTTAGGTTCAACGATATTAATGATTTCAGAGTTGTCTTTTTTAGGACTTGGGATAACGCCTCCAACAGCTGAATGGGGCATGATGATTAGTGAGAGTAAAACATACTTAATGATAAAACCTGAGTTAATGATCATTCCAGGTGTAATGCTTTCAATAACTGTATTAACTTTTAATGCATTTGGTGATTCGTTAAGAGATTTACTTAATCCAAAATCAGTGTGAGAAGAGGTGAAATAATATGTTAGAGATTAGAAATTTAACTGTATTTATCCATAATAAACAGGTGCTAAATCAAGTGAGCTTATCAGTTCCGAAAGGCAAGGTTGTTGGAATTATTGGGGAGAGTGGTAGCGGAAAATCTGTATTATGTTCGACGATTTTAAATCTTTACCGTAAAGAGCAATCTGCAAAGGGAAGTATTGAATTTGATGGAAAGAGTTTGCTTTCGATAGAGGAGAGAAAAATGCGTGAGGTGCGAGGAAAGGAAATTGGGCTCATTATGCAAAATCCAATGTCCATGTTTAATCCAATTGTGTCGATTGGTGGACATTTCATTGAAACGCTTCAAGCACATACAAAAATGTCTAAAAAGGAAGCAATTGAGAAAGCAAAGGAGCAGCTCGCACTTTTTCAATTAGGTAATGTAGAGATCTTAAACAAATATCCAAATGAACTAAGCGGAGGAATGCTTCAGCGTATCATGATTGCCATTGCAGCAAGCCTTGAGCCAAAGCTATTACTTGCTGATGAACCTACCACAGCACTAGATACTATGACACAACTTGAAATATTAAAGGAATTAAAAAAACTTCATGAGAAAACGGCAATGTCGATGTTGATTGTATCGCACGATTTAGGTGTTATTGCAAATTTAGCAGAAGAAATTGTTGTAATGAGAAGGGGGATTGTAGTTGAGCATGGTCCCACTACCCATATTTTATTGCATCCGATTCATCCTTACACTCAAACGCTTGTTGCAGCACGGGATGAGCATAGTAAGTTAGAAGTGCTTGCTGATAAGTATGAAGGTTCAGTATCAGGAGAGCTTGTCTTATATGATCAGAACCACTGGGTGAGAATGGAGGGGACAAACAGATGATCCAAGTACAGCAAGTATCTAAAAGCTATAGTCAATCACGATTTTTTAGGAAGAAAAATTCGATGGTAAAGGCAGTAGAAAATGTGTCGCTTAATATAAAAGAAGGCAGTTGCTTTACGTTGCTAGGACAAAGCGGTTCTGGAAAAAGTACGCTTGGTAAAATGATACTTGGAATTGAAAAGCCAGATGATGGTGTGATTTTATTTAATGGGATAAATGTACATAAAACAACTATAAATGAACGAAAACGATTGCAACAATCGTTACAAGTGGTATTTCAAGATTGTCATAGTGCAGTAAATCCTAAGCTCAAAATCAGAGACATTATTGTGGAACCAATACTAGTATATGAAAAGCTAGATATAAATCAAATAGAGGATCGTGTAGGAAAGTTACTAAAAATGGTTGGTCTGTCAGAAGAGGATATGATGAAATATCCTCAGCAATTCAGTGGTGGACAATTACAGCGAATTACAATTGCACGTGCGATTTCCACACAACCTCGATTGATTGTTTTAGATGAATCAGTAAATAGTTTGGATGTCTTGGTGCAAATTAGTATTTTAAAACTACTCAAACGATTACAGCACGAGTTAAAACTAACTTACTTTTTTATCACCCATGACATACATGTAGCTCGACTTTTGGCAGATGAAATCGCGATTATGCATAAAGGAAGAATTGTGGAACAACTACTGATAGATGAGTTAGAGAATGCAAAACATGTGGCCACAAAAGTATTATTGGATTCACAACTTAAAATCGATTCTATTCACCACCAATTGGACCTAAAAGAGGAGTTGGAATTATGAAAGTAAGTCCATTATCTTTTAGCATGCTACAAAACTACGGCTTGGCAATTTTTTATTTTACGGCTAATTCTGTATTAACTGTCATATTCCCTTTGCAGGCAGCTAATCACGGAATGAAAGAGGCAGAAATCGGTCTGATGATGGGAATTTATATGTTTGTTTGTATGGTGTTACGTCCATGGGCTGGTCAAATGGTATCAAAATACAGTGTCCATACAGTAATGAAATATTTATTACTAGGGCATGTAGCAGCACTCCTTTTGTATGTATCGTTTGGTGTTGAAAGTCTTTATGTTGTGCGCATTTTGCAAGGAATCGTGACGGCATTTTTCTCCATGTCGATGCAAATGGGTATCACGGAGACTTTACGAGATGAAGATAGAGGACAAGGTATGGCAATGTATTCTTTATCAAGTGTCATGCCAGGGTTATATGGACCAGCATTAGCAATGGTTATCTGGGTTCAAGGAGATGTATCTTGGCTATTAATTTTTATTACCTGCTTAGCTTTTGCACCTCTTATGTTTTTCATTAGATCACCATTACCGAAAGTAAAAAAAGAAAATGTATCGTTCACCTTGGAGGATATGAGAAAAGGAATGAAATTAGCTCGTGCGCATAAAGGGTTAATCGTTTCTTCGGGGGTAATGCTTATAGGTGCAAGTATATTTGGGGCAATCTCGACATTTTTACCTCTGTACTTTTTAACTACAAATACAGGGAATGTTGGGCTTTATTTATTTCTGCAGGCTCTAGTTGTTGTAGGGAGTAGATTTATTTTTAGAAAATATATTCCATCTGATGGAAAGTGGCATCCAGGTTTCATAACCCTTATATTGAGTAGCTCTATTATTGGGACAACGATGCTAGCGGCACTTCCTCTTATCGGATCGTTTGTCTATATTAGTGTTTTATTTAATGGAATAGCAGCAGCGATGTTATATCCTACATTAACCACATACATTTCTTTTGCAATTCCGGAGTCACATAAACATGTATTATTAGGGTTATTTTTAGCATCGTATGACTTAGGTTTTTCTTTAGGTGGGATGGTAATGGGTATTATCGTACAATTTGGTTCATATCCAATGATGTTTTCTGCATGTTCAGTAATTGGTTTATTGGCAATTATATATAATTTAACTGCTAGTGGAGAATATACTAACTTAGAACATTGTGATGCTTTTCAAAGGTCCAAGTAAAGAAGTCAATGAGAATGTCCAAAATACCTTCATTTTTAGCGTGACTTCGCTTCAACATCATTATATTTAATTTAAGATTGATTAGGAACTGATATTTTTTAGGATGGTTGAAAGAATGAATGATCAGATGGGTGCTATTTAAGGGCCATACCTAGTAAAGAAAAATGAAAAACCCCAAAAGCTGCATATAACAGGCTTTTGAGGGCTTTGTAGGGTACATATTACAAAATAAAAAAATTAGTCCGTGAAGCATAAAGATGATAAGTAACCTAACATTAATAAAAGACCAATACCCATTACGATGCTCATGATTTGTACCTCCTTTAAAAAACCGACACATTATTCATAAATATTGTACAATGAATTATAGAAATATGAAACCTTTTAATGGCGAGAACGTATATAATAATAGGAGAATTACCAATTTGTACATAAAGAGTAGGTGACAAAAAATGAAAACGTGGGTTAAAAAAAGTATAGTTATCATGGTTGCGTTTTTAACATTTGGTTTAATAACGCCTACACATGAAATTTGGGAAGCATTTGATCACAATCCTTCGAACCGTGCATCCATCGGCCCTGAACCGAGGACAAGCACTGCTGTTGCTGCTGAGCATGATGATTATCAAGACGAACAGATACAAATTCAAGAAGAAGAGATCGATTATAATGCCTTACTCCTAGATGCAGCAAGAGAGCAATCGTACATAAAATTTGGCACAAAAGTCGGTCCGAAAATTAGCAATGAATTCGACAGCATCATCTTCCCAAAAATGGAGGAAGCAATTGCGATGACAGTGGCTAATCTTGGCGATCAAAGCGCTGCATCATTAACAATCTCTGAAAAGCCAAGTGGTCATTATGGTGAAAAAATTTTCAATGTCATTAACAATGAAACCGGAGCAGATGTAATCCGTTTCCATGTGCGTACAGAAAAAAGACCACAGGAAGGCTACTACTATAACTTCCACTATCACAGTGCCGAGGACGAATTCATGGTACACCACAACCTTGGCGATATCTATTGGGAAAAAAACACACCACCGAAGTGGTTGTCATAAAAGATGTGAAACACTCGTTTACAATGCGAGTGTTTTTTTTATTATTTTAAAATTTAATAGTTATATATTTAAACAATAAAACTATTTATTTTTTGGAAAATGTTGAAAACAAATCCATATTATATTAATATAGCTTTAATAGTTATTTAGGAGGAGTAATATGGATAGTACAAATTTAATGGCCTTGTTTGTTTTTTGTATACTTATAATAATAATTTTTATACAGTATAAGAAAATTTCAAAAATAAATAAGATATATTCCCTTAGTAATCAAGAGACAACAGCAACTATGATTGATTTTAAAAATGAAATAGAAAAGAAAACCATTATTATTGATAAGAAAGAAGAATTTATTTCAAATCAAAGTAATCAAATGCAAATACTTAAACGAAAATATGAAGATGAAATTAGAGATTTAAAGAGTTATTACAAAGGCATCGAGGGACAGTTAAGAAATTTCGGTGAGATTAATACTCATAAAATTTTGGTTGATTTAAAAAGAGAATTGGTAAAAAATAGTGAAATAAAGCCTGATCAGATGCTTATATTGTCAAATGTTTTTGTGCCTTATAGAGACAAATATGGTAAATTAGTAAGCAGGCAAATTGACCATTTATTATTAATGAGTAGTGGAGTATTTATTATTGAATCAAAATATTGGCAAGGAAATATAATGTATGGCGTTTCGAAAAGTAAAGCAAAGGAGTTCAGTTTTATCCTTGATAAGTTGTATCCGAAAAATAAAATGAATGATGAAGCAACAATTATTTTTACGGAAAATTTTGAAACGAATTCAGAAAATGGTAATAAGTCTACTGAGAGTTTGAAAGTACTTTCTTATGGGGATCCATCAAATCAAGTTAAGGGTGCTGCAGCTGTTTTAAATCAACTATTTAGAGATCATGGAGAAAATATTTTTGTTACGCCAGTTTTATTTTTTAATAACTCGAAGAAGAAATTCATGAATTACTCGTCTAATAAAGAACCTTTTGTTTCTGAAGACGAAAAATCATTGCGCAAATTTTTAATAGATAAAATTAAGAATAAAAATGATTTCAGTGTAGAGCAATTAAGGAAAATGGAAAAGATTGTTAAAGATGTAAATTATCTAAACAATTGAATAACAGAAATAGAGACGCGTAATTTTACGTGTCTTTTTATTATTTATAGAAAGAAGGTGACCACATGTAAAATATTCCTTTAAGACTTTCCTTACAATCGCTTAGACCAAGCCCATATTTAGGCATCGAGAAATTGAGTTAGATGAAAACGGCAAGCATACGGAGAACTGAAGCATTAAAGCCTTGTCTCTAAAAACTTTCATGTCTCAGCGCTTTATTTATCCATTCTGTAGGAAGGAAGATTAAAATATATAATTTTACAATTAAAATATTTCGGGATATAACAAGAGAAAGAGTCGATGTTGTAAAAATTGTATCAGGTTTTATGGGCGGTGCAGTAAAGGTTTATGAACGGAAGGGGACAGTATTTATTCATAATGAAAATAAAAAGTCCAGCTCTGCTTATATAGCCAAGTTGATTTTTAACATAAAAATATAGAATAATCAATAATCTATTTTGTGAACATTTTGACGAAGGAAATGGACATTTTCTGAAAGGAATGTCAATGATTAAAGTCGTATTTGATGCTTTTTTACTGTACTGAAATAATTGTAACGCCATAATGTGGCGGTATAATGGCGTGATTTGGCGTTGTTAAAGCTAGAGATCACAAAAAATGGCGGTCATCTTATAAAAAAGTGGCGTGAATTCATGATTGAAAATTAATTTTTAATAATGATAGGATAAATATACCTCGAGGTAATTAAATTCTATAGAAGTAGTGTAAATCTTGTATAAATTAGGAGTGTGGATATGATTGATTATTTTGAAAGAATACTAAGATTTAAAGACATGGAAGTATGGGATGTTAAGTTTGGTAAAGATGTTTATCGATTATTTATAATTGATGAAAATCGAGCTTCTGAAATAAAAGATCAAAACCTATCTCCTAATGATATTTTTTTTGAAGATGATTTAAGGAAAAATTTGATTACCGTTAATGTTTATTCTAAACATCCTGTAAAAAAAGAACATATTGAACCGATTGATCAATTTTCTAAACAACTTACAGACCATGTTGCATTAGCATATTGTCAAGTAGTAGTCACATTTTATACAGGTATTGTTGAAAATGTTTTTAAGACGGTTTTACAAGAGAAATACAACTTAGACTTTGACGAAATTCCTATACAAAAATTATTACATTTAAATCAAGACTAATACAAAAAGGAGCGTTTATTTTGAAAAAGATAATAGCCACATTGATGATATTGGTGCTTACAATATCTATGCTACCTTTATCACCAAATAAAGTAAAAGCAGCAGAAATCGAGACAGAGAAAATGGATATACCTCAAGAAGTATTGAATAGTTTACCAGAAGA
Encoded proteins:
- a CDS encoding nuclease-related domain-containing protein: MDSTNLMALFVFCILIIIIFIQYKKISKINKIYSLSNQETTATMIDFKNEIEKKTIIIDKKEEFISNQSNQMQILKRKYEDEIRDLKSYYKGIEGQLRNFGEINTHKILVDLKRELVKNSEIKPDQMLILSNVFVPYRDKYGKLVSRQIDHLLLMSSGVFIIESKYWQGNIMYGVSKSKAKEFSFILDKLYPKNKMNDEATIIFTENFETNSENGNKSTESLKVLSYGDPSNQVKGAAAVLNQLFRDHGENIFVTPVLFFNNSKKKFMNYSSNKEPFVSEDEKSLRKFLIDKIKNKNDFSVEQLRKMEKIVKDVNYLNN